A stretch of the bacterium genome encodes the following:
- the tatB gene encoding Sec-independent protein translocase protein TatB — translation MFGIGTGELLIILVIALVIIGPNKLPELARILGKGLAEFRKAADDLKDSVTREMKVEEEKRKLLEVYNSPKVIDQNSPKTIDQENTGDQAKAPDETAMLTKTQEETETQREEKGPVATDAEKPKDLL, via the coding sequence ATGTTTGGCATCGGGACAGGAGAGCTTCTTATCATTCTCGTTATTGCTCTGGTAATTATCGGGCCGAATAAACTCCCGGAACTGGCAAGAATTCTGGGTAAGGGCCTTGCGGAATTCCGAAAGGCCGCGGATGATCTCAAAGATTCTGTAACCAGAGAAATGAAGGTCGAGGAAGAGAAGCGGAAGTTATTAGAGGTCTATAATAGTCCGAAGGTAATTGACCAGAATAGTCCAAAGACAATTGATCAGGAGAATACCGGGGATCAGGCCAAAGCCCCTGATGAAACGGCCATGCTGACCAAAACTCAAGAAGAGACAGAAACTCAACGAGAAGAGAAAGGACCTGTAGCCACGGATGCTGAAAAACCCAAAGATCTCCTTTGA
- the tatC gene encoding twin-arginine translocase subunit TatC, whose product MLKNPKISFDDKLPVTHHLAELRQRLIVIIIVGTIFFSIAYTFSEYILTFIKKPLQDYCEFIFTSPTEVFYAHMKMSFFVALFLSAPLIFYEIWAFVAPGLHQNEKRYTLPIILFTSVFFIIGIAFGSLVVVPFGVRFLMTYKVTPDLIAPKIKISEYLSFYSMTVLINGIIFELPFVVLFLTKIGLVKPEMLTKNHKWAILVIFIVSAIFTPPDIFSQFLMAIPLTILYEISIVGSKLVYWKKRKTREA is encoded by the coding sequence ATGCTGAAAAACCCAAAGATCTCCTTTGATGATAAGCTTCCTGTCACTCATCATCTGGCAGAGCTTCGGCAGCGGTTAATCGTTATTATTATTGTCGGGACGATTTTCTTTTCGATAGCTTATACTTTTTCAGAATATATTCTGACCTTTATCAAGAAGCCTCTTCAGGATTATTGTGAATTTATCTTTACCTCACCGACCGAAGTTTTTTATGCCCATATGAAGATGTCGTTTTTCGTGGCCCTGTTCTTATCGGCTCCCCTTATCTTTTACGAAATCTGGGCCTTTGTTGCCCCTGGACTGCACCAAAACGAAAAAAGATACACCCTGCCGATTATCCTGTTCACCTCGGTCTTTTTCATCATCGGCATTGCCTTCGGCTCTCTGGTGGTGGTACCATTCGGCGTTCGATTCCTGATGACCTACAAGGTTACACCCGATTTAATAGCCCCGAAAATCAAGATCAGTGAATACCTGAGCTTTTACAGTATGACGGTATTAATAAACGGGATTATCTTCGAGCTGCCGTTCGTTGTTTTATTCCTTACCAAGATTGGTCTGGTTAAACCGGAAATGTTGACCAAGAATCATAAATGGGCTATTCTGGTCATTTTTATCGTCTCCGCAATCTTCACTCCTCCGGATATCTTCTCCCAGTTCCTGATGGCGATTCCACTTACCATTCTGTATGAGATCAGTATCGTAGGGAGCAAGCTGGTCTACTGGAAAAAGCGCAAGACGCGCGAGGCTTAA